One part of the Thermococcus radiotolerans genome encodes these proteins:
- a CDS encoding ABC transporter substrate-binding protein encodes MKRAAAVTLVMLLLLTALPMVRADRSDPFKLLGLEYYRDWDSVGEISNLTMHGLIEFARNNVSEESQYRDVMRLIAALHTYESTRIALIDAGRFYIASSRVESPLYDPYRGLDVRWTPMTAKTPDGLLRAAFMVYTCGVHRPFNPVAGLDHYPAQFLSRAFDRGAYLSNGTYVPYRCTWEISEKSGTVPSGAVLYNQTLGWVSVHGGEDYSVSITYRCGLGQWQNGAWMSGEDIKNYIAFLYTWAYEDFQGDPYYEPKLELAENLSNIVGFSFNGSSYTVYLRVREPLVDDLLASKYLFYPQLPWELYWAMGELVANEGRYEIYGTNYVFIPEELSSWGYPENDYPVDLFDNKSLEDLDRVIVKLMTGKGPDIPGIDWRKAFVRFILDRTFHSIYGHFLVGNGPYVFAEAVPESIFYRMERFKGWRDVVGGTLPAEGSAETIYCVGALYAEGLIEKVAADEYDVFLEGYSTDHYQKLQEYAKEGKIKLYRASDGVYGAVLNPAEENGLPVVTDEYGKLHFNPFAIREVRLALNYIINRSELASEIPGAVPAFDRLGPFHPGEGIVGNVYGAFNLTPGGDPDCGMALFERGMEKARLMLNGTNHTLEKINGTWYFDGRKVEIILAVEERNPRYREPHTLEVGNYLMRVFQRLGFEVRLEYWDIYHMYGWISKNEGAWHVYVMRSWPPSSHWTARPHFVPWSFIDVPSEVTVGELLRHLSEG; translated from the coding sequence ATGAAGAGGGCGGCCGCTGTTACACTCGTTATGCTTCTCCTTCTGACGGCCCTTCCAATGGTGCGTGCGGACCGGAGCGATCCCTTCAAGCTCCTCGGCCTCGAGTACTACCGGGACTGGGACTCCGTTGGGGAGATTTCGAACCTCACGATGCACGGCCTCATAGAGTTCGCCAGGAACAACGTGAGCGAGGAGTCCCAGTACCGGGACGTGATGAGGCTCATAGCGGCCCTCCACACCTACGAGAGCACAAGGATAGCGCTCATCGATGCGGGAAGGTTTTACATAGCCAGCAGTCGTGTGGAAAGCCCCCTCTACGATCCTTACAGGGGCCTCGACGTCAGATGGACTCCGATGACGGCCAAAACACCTGACGGGCTTTTAAGGGCTGCGTTCATGGTCTACACCTGCGGCGTCCACCGGCCCTTCAACCCGGTGGCGGGTCTCGACCATTATCCGGCGCAGTTCCTCAGCAGGGCGTTCGACAGGGGTGCCTACCTTTCCAACGGCACGTACGTCCCGTACAGATGCACCTGGGAGATAAGCGAAAAATCCGGAACCGTTCCATCGGGGGCGGTTCTCTACAACCAGACTTTGGGATGGGTGAGCGTCCATGGGGGCGAGGACTACAGCGTCTCGATAACCTACCGCTGCGGCCTCGGCCAGTGGCAGAACGGGGCGTGGATGAGCGGGGAGGACATCAAGAACTACATAGCGTTCCTCTACACCTGGGCCTACGAGGACTTCCAGGGCGACCCCTACTACGAACCGAAGCTGGAACTCGCGGAGAACCTGTCAAACATCGTGGGATTCTCCTTCAACGGGAGCTCGTACACGGTCTATCTGAGGGTGAGGGAGCCACTGGTGGACGATCTCCTCGCCAGTAAATACCTGTTCTACCCCCAGCTTCCGTGGGAGCTCTACTGGGCCATGGGCGAGCTTGTGGCAAACGAGGGACGCTATGAGATATACGGCACCAACTACGTTTTCATCCCGGAGGAGCTCTCGAGCTGGGGCTATCCAGAGAACGATTACCCGGTAGACCTCTTCGACAACAAGTCTCTTGAAGACCTAGATAGGGTCATTGTTAAGCTGATGACTGGAAAAGGGCCAGATATTCCCGGGATAGACTGGAGAAAGGCCTTCGTCAGGTTCATCCTCGACAGGACCTTCCACAGCATCTACGGTCACTTCCTCGTCGGGAACGGCCCTTACGTCTTTGCCGAGGCAGTGCCGGAGAGCATTTTCTACAGGATGGAGCGCTTCAAGGGCTGGCGGGACGTTGTTGGGGGCACCCTGCCCGCGGAGGGGAGCGCCGAGACGATATACTGCGTGGGAGCACTTTACGCAGAGGGGCTCATCGAGAAAGTTGCCGCCGATGAATACGACGTCTTCTTGGAGGGTTACTCGACCGACCACTACCAGAAACTGCAGGAGTATGCCAAGGAGGGAAAGATCAAACTCTACCGTGCCTCCGATGGCGTGTACGGGGCAGTTTTGAACCCTGCTGAGGAGAACGGTCTCCCTGTGGTAACGGACGAGTATGGAAAGCTGCACTTTAACCCGTTCGCCATCAGGGAGGTGAGGCTCGCCCTCAACTACATCATCAACAGGAGCGAGCTCGCTTCGGAGATTCCCGGGGCGGTTCCTGCATTCGACAGGCTCGGCCCGTTTCATCCGGGAGAAGGCATCGTGGGGAATGTCTACGGGGCCTTCAATCTAACTCCAGGGGGAGACCCCGACTGCGGCATGGCCCTTTTCGAGAGGGGGATGGAGAAGGCGAGACTTATGCTCAATGGCACGAACCACACCCTTGAGAAAATCAACGGAACCTGGTACTTCGACGGAAGGAAGGTCGAGATAATCCTCGCCGTGGAGGAGAGGAATCCCCGCTACCGGGAGCCCCACACGCTGGAGGTTGGAAACTACCTCATGAGGGTCTTCCAGAGGCTGGGCTTTGAAGTCCGTCTGGAGTACTGGGACATTTACCACATGTACGGATGGATATCCAAGAACGAAGGTGCCTGGCACGTCTACGTCATGCGCTCCTGGCCGCCGTCTTCACACTGGACGGCGAGGCCTCACTTCGTTCCGTGGAGTTTCATTGACGTGCCCTCGGAGGTGACCGTGGGAGAGCTGCTCCGCCACCTCTCGGAGGGATGA
- the arcC gene encoding carbamate kinase yields MKRVVIALGGNAILQRGQKGTYEEQMANVMKTAKQIVDIILDGDYEVVITHGNGPQVGALLLHMDAGQATHGIPAQPMDVAGAMTQGQIGYMIQQAIRNELKRRGIDRPVATIVTQTIVDKNDPAFQHPSKPVGPFYDEETAKKLAKEKGWVVIEDSGRGWRRVVPSPDPKGHVEAPVIVDLVEKGFIVIASGGGGVPVIEEDGQLRGVEAVIDKDLAGERLAEEVNADIFMILTDVNGAAINFGKPDEKWLEKVTVEELRKYYEEGHFKKGSMGPKVLAAMRFVEWGGERAVIAALDRAVEALEGKTGTQVIKG; encoded by the coding sequence ATGAAGAGGGTTGTCATAGCCTTGGGCGGTAACGCTATTCTCCAGCGAGGCCAGAAGGGAACCTACGAGGAGCAGATGGCCAACGTCATGAAGACGGCGAAGCAGATAGTGGATATAATCCTCGACGGGGATTACGAGGTTGTAATCACCCATGGAAACGGCCCCCAGGTCGGGGCGCTCCTCCTTCACATGGACGCCGGTCAAGCTACTCACGGCATTCCGGCCCAGCCAATGGACGTTGCCGGCGCGATGACCCAGGGGCAGATAGGTTACATGATACAGCAGGCGATAAGGAACGAGCTGAAGAGGCGCGGAATAGACAGGCCGGTGGCGACGATAGTCACCCAGACCATCGTTGACAAGAACGATCCAGCATTCCAGCACCCGAGCAAGCCGGTTGGGCCCTTCTACGACGAGGAGACCGCCAAAAAGCTCGCGAAGGAGAAGGGCTGGGTCGTCATAGAGGACTCCGGTAGGGGCTGGAGGCGCGTCGTGCCGAGCCCCGATCCAAAGGGCCACGTTGAAGCGCCCGTCATAGTTGATCTCGTTGAGAAGGGATTCATAGTCATAGCCAGCGGAGGCGGTGGAGTTCCCGTCATCGAGGAGGACGGCCAGCTCAGGGGCGTCGAGGCAGTCATAGACAAGGACTTGGCCGGAGAGAGGCTCGCCGAGGAGGTCAACGCTGACATATTCATGATTCTGACCGACGTGAACGGAGCCGCTATAAACTTCGGCAAACCGGATGAGAAGTGGCTCGAGAAGGTCACGGTCGAGGAGCTCAGGAAATACTACGAGGAGGGGCACTTCAAGAAGGGCAGCATGGGGCCAAAGGTTCTGGCTGCCATGCGCTTCGTCGAGTGGGGCGGCGAGAGGGCCGTTATAGCGGCGCTCGACAGAGCCGTTGAGGCCCTTGAAGGAAAGACCGGAACGCAGGTCATAAAGGGCTGA
- a CDS encoding SDH family Clp fold serine proteinase, with protein MSEAATGFFGSLLWWLFFMYILLWPQMQYRSLQLARAKLLKRLSEKRKSTVITMIHRQESIGLFGIPFYKFISVEDSEEVLRAIRSAPKDKPIDLIIHTPGGLVLAATQIAKALHDHPAETHVIVPHYAMSGGTLIALAADKIIMDPHAVLGPVDPQLGQYPGPSIVRAVEKKGVDKVDDQTLILADVAEKAIKQVRNFVYNLLKDRYGEEKAKELAQILTEGRWTHDYPITYEHAKELGLHVETDVPEEVYALMELYKQPMKQRGTVEFMPYTQRGESS; from the coding sequence ATGAGCGAGGCCGCCACCGGATTCTTCGGTTCGCTGCTGTGGTGGTTGTTCTTCATGTACATCCTGCTGTGGCCTCAAATGCAGTACAGAAGTTTGCAGTTAGCCAGGGCAAAGCTCCTCAAAAGACTCTCGGAAAAGCGAAAATCAACGGTAATAACAATGATTCACAGACAGGAGAGCATAGGACTCTTCGGGATACCCTTCTACAAGTTCATAAGCGTCGAGGACAGCGAGGAAGTCCTGAGAGCCATCCGTTCCGCCCCCAAGGACAAGCCGATTGATTTGATAATCCACACGCCTGGAGGGCTTGTTTTAGCAGCCACGCAGATAGCGAAGGCCCTCCACGATCACCCGGCTGAGACCCACGTTATAGTCCCCCACTACGCCATGAGCGGCGGAACACTCATCGCACTCGCGGCCGACAAGATAATAATGGATCCGCACGCGGTTCTCGGCCCGGTTGACCCGCAGCTCGGCCAGTATCCGGGTCCGAGCATAGTGAGGGCCGTTGAGAAGAAGGGCGTTGACAAGGTTGACGATCAAACGCTAATTCTCGCCGATGTCGCCGAGAAGGCCATCAAGCAGGTGAGGAATTTCGTTTACAACCTCCTGAAGGACAGGTATGGAGAGGAGAAGGCCAAGGAGCTGGCACAGATACTCACCGAGGGCAGGTGGACGCACGATTATCCGATTACCTACGAGCACGCGAAGGAGCTTGGACTTCACGTTGAAACGGACGTTCCTGAGGAGGTTTATGCCCTCATGGAGCTTTACAAGCAGCCGATGAAGCAGAGGGGCACCGTAGAATTCATGCCGTACACACAGAGGGGCGAAAGCTCCTGA
- a CDS encoding coiled-coil protein yields the protein MQAKVDPEEIKRIKREIEALEKERNEIRAKLEELDKELQIWIQKRDEKNNEVKELRQKGREYKAKRDEINAQIQELKKNREEINAKLDLLYQEILEYRTKRDEYNQLRRLKMPPEKIQERIEKLEWELQTNPNITPEREKQIVDQIQVLATELEILQQAQRFHTKLQETRKKVDQLKKARRAISMEIQKLANQSQQFHEQMIKAFNQADEVKKEADEYHAKVVELREKIKEVRKELREIEKKIREYDERHKELIAYRLVARMRSKKDASFEKAVEALEKFKKGEKLTLDELLLLQRYNLV from the coding sequence ATGCAAGCGAAAGTGGACCCAGAGGAAATTAAGAGGATCAAGAGGGAGATTGAGGCCCTTGAAAAGGAGAGAAATGAGATAAGGGCCAAACTGGAGGAGCTTGATAAGGAGCTTCAAATCTGGATTCAGAAGAGGGACGAGAAGAACAACGAGGTCAAGGAGCTCCGCCAGAAGGGGCGCGAGTATAAAGCCAAGAGGGATGAAATCAACGCCCAGATACAGGAGCTCAAGAAGAACCGCGAGGAGATAAACGCGAAGCTCGACCTCCTCTACCAGGAGATACTCGAGTACAGGACGAAGAGGGACGAGTACAACCAGCTCAGGCGCCTTAAGATGCCGCCCGAGAAGATACAGGAGCGCATAGAGAAGCTGGAGTGGGAGCTCCAGACCAACCCGAACATAACGCCGGAGAGGGAGAAGCAGATAGTCGACCAGATTCAGGTCCTTGCCACCGAACTCGAGATACTCCAGCAGGCCCAGAGGTTCCATACCAAGCTCCAGGAGACCAGGAAGAAGGTGGACCAGCTCAAGAAGGCCAGGAGGGCCATAAGCATGGAGATACAGAAGCTCGCCAACCAGAGCCAGCAGTTCCACGAGCAGATGATAAAGGCCTTCAACCAGGCGGACGAGGTCAAGAAGGAGGCCGACGAATACCACGCCAAGGTCGTTGAGCTCAGGGAGAAGATCAAGGAAGTCAGAAAGGAGCTCCGTGAGATCGAGAAGAAGATAAGGGAGTACGACGAGAGGCACAAGGAGCTCATCGCCTACAGGCTCGTTGCCAGGATGCGCTCCAAGAAGGATGCCAGCTTCGAGAAGGCCGTCGAGGCCCTCGAGAAGTTCAAGAAGGGCGAGAAGCTCACCCTCGACGAACTGCTCCTCCTACAGAGGTACAACCTCGTCTGA
- the arcS gene encoding archaeosine synthase subunit alpha, translated as MEVIRHEGPGRLGLVRLGEYSFKTPALAGVEFTLSPFNSFFHPAEPGEYDFNLAPAIPLGFYTPDEVIEKALGRLWSVNYGGFNAFYLPALRRTEYLSEFFKIIERYNFDAVYLGNSKILIREYRYFVRILRELRERFPNVMIIADLEPFFYPLAVYLGVDAFDTRSLKLYDFDGKGFTGYSPFLWKEEPNSLDFARETILLVRKALQEGKLRYLVENFFNTQYHAGILRIADMEHGDYLEKYTPIQKETVYFISDASIRRPEVRRWHERVAERFVPPRNTELVLLFPCSAKKPYSFSRSHTLYRRAVKEALGSGISKVHELILTSPFGVVPREWEWLAKYDIVVTGHWSEEEIRPAAELLAKTLEKYPKEIPIIAHLDEAYVEIAKLASELSGREITFTRVENGTTSRESLKALTETLREFELEGTKEDRTYRYFEGIRKVFDFYFGPGAGEAVLPENGRVRGSKMLRLFVENQQTGTFKDGVISVTPFGMQRIYDSLKSYWVKIDFELRGDVFAIGVDEADPAIRPDDIVGIVRDGKVVGVGKAVLAGEEMVRARKGVAVKVRKRA; from the coding sequence ATGGAGGTCATCAGGCACGAGGGGCCTGGAAGGCTGGGCCTCGTAAGACTCGGGGAGTACTCGTTCAAAACCCCCGCACTGGCAGGGGTAGAGTTTACACTCTCCCCGTTCAACTCCTTCTTCCATCCCGCTGAGCCCGGGGAGTACGACTTCAACCTCGCCCCCGCAATCCCGCTCGGCTTCTACACGCCGGACGAGGTTATAGAGAAGGCCCTCGGAAGGCTCTGGAGCGTAAACTACGGGGGCTTCAACGCATTCTACCTGCCGGCCCTGAGGAGAACGGAATATCTGAGCGAGTTCTTCAAGATAATCGAGCGCTACAACTTCGACGCCGTCTACCTCGGCAACTCGAAGATTCTAATAAGGGAATACCGCTACTTCGTGAGGATTCTGAGGGAGCTCCGCGAGAGGTTCCCCAACGTCATGATAATAGCCGATCTGGAACCCTTCTTCTACCCCCTGGCCGTTTACCTCGGCGTTGATGCCTTCGACACGCGCTCGCTCAAGCTGTACGACTTCGACGGCAAGGGGTTCACCGGGTACAGCCCGTTCCTCTGGAAGGAAGAGCCGAACTCCCTCGACTTCGCCCGTGAGACCATACTCCTTGTGAGAAAGGCCCTCCAGGAGGGCAAGCTCCGCTATCTAGTTGAGAACTTCTTCAACACCCAGTACCACGCGGGGATACTGAGGATAGCCGACATGGAGCACGGAGATTACCTCGAGAAGTACACCCCGATCCAGAAGGAGACCGTCTACTTCATAAGCGACGCCTCGATAAGAAGGCCGGAAGTTAGGAGGTGGCACGAACGCGTTGCCGAGCGCTTCGTCCCGCCGAGGAACACCGAGCTGGTTCTACTCTTCCCGTGCTCCGCCAAGAAGCCTTACTCCTTCTCACGCTCACACACGCTCTACAGGAGGGCGGTCAAAGAGGCCCTCGGCTCTGGAATAAGCAAAGTTCACGAGCTCATACTCACCTCACCCTTCGGCGTCGTGCCGAGGGAATGGGAGTGGCTGGCAAAGTACGACATAGTCGTTACCGGCCACTGGAGCGAGGAGGAGATAAGGCCAGCGGCAGAACTCCTCGCGAAAACCCTCGAGAAGTACCCGAAGGAGATTCCGATTATAGCGCACCTCGACGAGGCCTACGTTGAGATTGCAAAGCTCGCTTCCGAGCTGAGCGGGAGGGAGATAACCTTCACCCGCGTCGAGAACGGCACCACGAGCAGGGAGAGCCTCAAAGCCCTCACCGAAACCTTAAGGGAGTTCGAGCTCGAGGGAACGAAGGAGGACAGAACCTACCGCTACTTCGAGGGCATAAGGAAGGTCTTCGACTTCTACTTCGGCCCCGGAGCCGGAGAGGCGGTCCTTCCAGAGAACGGCAGGGTCAGGGGTTCCAAGATGCTCCGCCTCTTCGTTGAAAATCAGCAGACGGGAACCTTCAAGGACGGAGTGATAAGCGTCACCCCATTCGGAATGCAGAGGATATACGACTCCCTCAAATCATACTGGGTGAAGATTGACTTCGAGCTCCGCGGTGATGTCTTCGCGATCGGCGTTGACGAGGCGGACCCGGCTATACGGCCGGACGACATAGTCGGCATAGTCCGGGACGGCAAGGTTGTCGGCGTCGGAAAGGCCGTTCTGGCCGGAGAGGAGATGGTCAGAGCAAGGAAGGGCGTCGCCGTCAAGGTCAGGAAGAGGGCCTGA
- a CDS encoding DUF2103 domain-containing protein, translating into MPKHFKKGVKREHHFLKGLEKPLEMIAAIPGVKKVIPGRIYASDSRGFEIKVSRETRTGLKLVAKSNGSVQDVFLVVDKADRERVWREIEKTVKEWERR; encoded by the coding sequence ATGCCCAAGCATTTCAAGAAAGGCGTCAAGAGAGAGCACCACTTCCTTAAGGGCCTTGAGAAGCCGCTGGAGATGATAGCCGCCATACCCGGCGTCAAGAAGGTAATCCCGGGAAGGATTTACGCGAGCGATTCAAGGGGCTTTGAGATAAAGGTCTCACGGGAAACCCGGACCGGCCTGAAGCTCGTCGCCAAGAGCAATGGGAGCGTTCAGGACGTTTTTCTTGTGGTTGATAAAGCCGACAGGGAGAGGGTCTGGAGGGAAATAGAAAAAACAGTAAAGGAGTGGGAAAGGCGTTAA
- a CDS encoding class I SAM-dependent methyltransferase: MSFREKYARLGERYEVLEKPLDRFFCPLRKKAAAFVRGRALEVGVGVGKMLHYYPQGIELHAVDAVPEMVEIAKRKAKELGLNARFYVMDAERLEFPDESFDTVISSFVFCTVPDPERAMEEIHRVLKPGGRAIFLEHTKSDCRLLNWLFLKPLDLLLGWLLGDNTLRETHELVRRYFEVEHEESHYRGVVRLIVARKSEDVGKTFKGTDG, from the coding sequence ATGAGCTTCAGGGAGAAGTACGCGAGGCTCGGGGAGCGCTACGAGGTCCTGGAAAAACCTCTGGACAGGTTCTTCTGCCCACTCCGGAAGAAGGCGGCAGCCTTTGTCCGTGGTAGGGCTCTTGAAGTTGGAGTAGGCGTTGGGAAGATGCTCCATTACTATCCCCAGGGGATTGAGCTCCACGCCGTTGATGCCGTCCCCGAGATGGTTGAAATAGCGAAGAGGAAGGCCAAAGAACTGGGCCTCAACGCCCGGTTTTACGTAATGGATGCCGAGAGGCTCGAGTTTCCTGACGAGAGCTTCGATACGGTCATTTCATCCTTCGTCTTCTGCACGGTACCAGATCCCGAGAGAGCCATGGAGGAAATTCACCGCGTTCTCAAGCCCGGCGGGAGGGCGATCTTCTTGGAGCACACGAAGAGCGACTGCAGGCTTTTGAACTGGCTCTTTCTGAAGCCCCTCGACCTTCTCCTCGGCTGGCTCTTGGGAGACAACACGCTGAGGGAAACCCACGAACTCGTGAGAAGATACTTCGAGGTTGAACACGAGGAAAGCCATTACCGGGGCGTCGTGAGGCTCATCGTCGCCAGGAAGTCGGAGGACGTAGGTAAAACTTTTAAAGGCACGGATGGTTAA
- a CDS encoding right-handed parallel beta-helix repeat-containing protein, with amino-acid sequence MKKALSLLTVVLLLVAVVPSFVNLASAAPSYPEVWVDDDAPADWYDANHVDSIATAVSIVSPGGVIHVLPGTYEPQFYIWITKPLTILGEGMPVVKTAINILNTQDVVISGLNMTHSSIPDFFVVRNVTNVTIENSILGPLGSGVGVYVYDSKDVTFRSDTFQELNRQAIVIDGTVDSILVENSRFIKTAQGVSYTAAIHFPGTARVTNAVIRGNVFTDNYQYDILASYNSMVSLMVENNTFTRDVQNMSAVKSYTREKVVVKGNFVSNYQSGIYVDHSDGTVIEDNVVMDCTFGIFVYELENGTVRNNKVSRSNYGIHLRDLVSSIAEGNELSGNSIGINLHSTTNTTVVHNVFINNTQGINTHGSQNVGIHYNIIISGIQSGITLYKTEGVNITHTYISGYSSGVFVWDSSGIEVHYNSILGNGIGVRTSFHDISPAWVNATLNWWGAEDGPSAIPDMAYHGEIPAGSGDSIYDYVHFDPWIGETPEATYSDLQVSKTVVSPGDTITVSATVENTNEIPIGYTAELKVNGNVNETEKGALLPGESATVTFDLTLNAPGTYSVTIDGLPPVDVHVVGAAQGSPLAVYNTYYRMAIIWTNLFFSESDDFNELYEEASNAGVDNETLTSAMQAYNEAVDMLLHAWNEESLEHLRLTLWTMRGVIPRIYEVREAYVKIKEAVAILESAME; translated from the coding sequence ATGAAAAAAGCCCTTAGCCTTCTAACTGTGGTTCTTCTTCTCGTGGCGGTCGTCCCAAGTTTTGTAAACTTGGCCTCCGCCGCCCCGAGCTACCCCGAGGTATGGGTTGATGACGACGCCCCAGCGGACTGGTACGACGCCAACCATGTGGACAGCATCGCGACCGCGGTTAGTATCGTGAGCCCCGGAGGGGTCATCCACGTCCTTCCGGGAACCTACGAGCCTCAGTTCTACATTTGGATCACAAAACCCCTCACTATACTCGGTGAGGGAATGCCCGTCGTGAAAACTGCAATCAACATCTTGAACACCCAGGATGTGGTGATTTCAGGCCTCAACATGACCCACAGCAGCATACCCGACTTCTTCGTCGTGAGGAACGTCACCAACGTGACGATAGAGAACAGCATCCTCGGACCCCTTGGCTCGGGCGTCGGCGTCTACGTGTACGATTCCAAGGACGTGACGTTTAGGAGCGACACCTTCCAGGAGCTCAACAGGCAGGCGATTGTCATCGATGGAACCGTGGATAGCATCCTCGTCGAGAACAGCAGGTTCATAAAAACCGCACAGGGCGTTTCCTACACCGCCGCAATTCACTTCCCCGGTACCGCAAGAGTTACCAACGCCGTCATCCGCGGCAACGTATTCACCGACAACTATCAGTACGACATCTTGGCCAGCTACAACAGCATGGTCTCCCTCATGGTGGAGAACAACACCTTTACAAGAGATGTTCAGAACATGTCCGCGGTGAAGAGCTACACCCGCGAAAAGGTCGTTGTCAAAGGAAACTTTGTCTCCAACTACCAGTCCGGCATCTATGTTGACCACTCCGACGGTACCGTTATAGAGGACAACGTGGTCATGGACTGCACCTTCGGTATTTTTGTGTATGAGCTCGAGAACGGCACAGTTAGAAACAACAAAGTCTCGAGGAGCAACTACGGCATTCACCTGAGAGACCTCGTCTCAAGCATTGCCGAGGGGAACGAGCTCTCCGGAAACTCCATCGGGATAAACCTCCACTCAACCACCAACACGACCGTTGTTCATAACGTCTTCATCAACAACACCCAGGGAATAAACACCCACGGGTCCCAGAACGTTGGGATACACTACAACATCATAATAAGTGGAATACAGTCGGGAATCACACTTTACAAGACGGAGGGTGTAAACATCACTCACACCTACATCAGCGGATACTCAAGTGGTGTCTTCGTGTGGGACAGTAGCGGGATTGAGGTGCACTACAACAGCATACTCGGGAACGGCATCGGAGTTAGGACGTCCTTCCATGACATCAGCCCGGCATGGGTCAACGCAACCCTCAACTGGTGGGGTGCCGAGGACGGGCCGAGTGCGATTCCCGACATGGCCTATCACGGAGAAATCCCCGCAGGAAGTGGCGACTCCATCTATGATTACGTTCACTTCGACCCCTGGATCGGGGAAACCCCCGAGGCCACATACTCAGACCTTCAGGTGAGTAAAACCGTGGTATCACCGGGGGACACGATAACCGTATCCGCCACCGTCGAGAACACCAACGAGATTCCAATTGGATACACCGCCGAGCTTAAGGTCAACGGAAACGTCAACGAAACCGAAAAGGGAGCGCTCCTGCCCGGAGAATCGGCAACCGTGACGTTCGACCTCACCCTCAACGCTCCGGGGACGTACAGCGTTACGATAGACGGCCTGCCACCCGTTGATGTTCACGTTGTGGGAGCAGCCCAGGGCTCCCCGCTGGCCGTTTACAACACGTACTACAGGATGGCGATAATCTGGACCAACCTGTTCTTCTCTGAGAGCGACGACTTCAACGAACTCTACGAGGAAGCCTCCAACGCGGGAGTTGACAACGAGACTCTCACCTCGGCGATGCAGGCTTACAACGAGGCCGTTGACATGCTCCTCCACGCCTGGAACGAAGAAAGCCTGGAGCACCTGCGCCTGACCCTCTGGACTATGAGGGGCGTCATCCCAAGAATCTATGAGGTAAGGGAGGCCTACGTAAAGATCAAAGAAGCTGTAGCGATTCTAGAATCGGCGATGGAGTGA
- the lrpA gene encoding HTH-type transcriptional regulator LrpA, whose translation MLDERDRIIIEMLTKDARTPFTEIAKVLGISETAVRKRVKALEEAGVIRQYTVVVDPSKLGYNLVSLTGVDTLPERIFDVASKLKEFEFVRSVYLTSGDHMIMTEVWAKDGEDLSDIISNKIGKIDGVTKVCPAIILEKLK comes from the coding sequence ATGCTTGATGAAAGAGACAGGATTATAATCGAAATGCTCACCAAGGATGCCCGCACTCCGTTCACGGAGATAGCCAAGGTTCTTGGCATAAGCGAGACGGCGGTCAGGAAGAGGGTCAAGGCCCTCGAGGAGGCGGGTGTCATAAGGCAGTACACCGTCGTGGTGGACCCGTCGAAGCTTGGCTACAACCTCGTCAGCCTGACGGGTGTTGACACGCTTCCTGAAAGGATATTCGACGTTGCAAGCAAGCTGAAGGAGTTTGAGTTCGTCAGGAGCGTCTACCTCACCAGCGGCGACCACATGATAATGACCGAGGTCTGGGCCAAGGACGGGGAGGACCTCTCCGACATAATCTCCAACAAGATAGGCAAGATAGACGGCGTTACCAAGGTCTGCCCGGCGATAATCCTTGAAAAACTGAAGTGA